The genomic interval CGTTGTTTGAAAGAGAAATCTGTTATGGGTTCAAAAGAAATGAATCCTTGGTTTTTGGAAACTGGATCAAACGTGCTCGCTTGGAAACTATCACATGGATTCTCAAAGTTAGTCTCACCTCCATTTCCTTTGTATTTTCATTTCGCTAGATTAAACTTTAACAGTACCATTGTAATTCGGGTTGATTTGTCTGTCTTTATACGCGGATCCAGATCAGAGCAGCATTCGGATTTAGTTTCCAAACAGTTCATATGTCTATGACATACTTCGATAGATTCCTTTCAAGGCGGTCCATCTCtgtaagttttattttctttttcgatACAGTGGACGGACTGCGTTTTGTTTCAACGCAATCCATATATCAATAAtgaatttttaatctttttcagAGTGAAAAATTGTGGGCTATTAGATTACTTTCAGTGGCGTGTCTTTCTTTGGCTGCGAAGATGGAGGAGGTAAAAGTTCCAGTGTTATCAGAGTATCTGTTAGAGGATTATAACTTTGACAGCAAAGTCATTCAGAGAATGGAGCTTCTGGTATTGAGCACATTGGAATGGCGGATGTGCTCAATCActccttttgcttttctttatttcttcctCACGAAGTTGTGCGATATTGAGTCTCCACCAAGCAATATGGTGTCTAGAACTGTGGAGATCATGTTAGCTCTAATGAGAGGTACATCATGAACATTTATATATGCTAGAATTCATATTATTGTTCTAATTTtgttatatgattatatataaatcatgtaGTATTGATATAAGTTCTTCAATCTAGAGGTCAATTTAACGGGTCATCGACCATCTGCAATAGCTGCTGCATCCGCCTTGTTGGCTTTGGATGATAGATTAACAAGAAGAGCattggagatgaagatgaattcCATTTCCCATCGTAGATTTCTTGAAATTGTGAGTCCCTTGTACGGATATCtgtatctatattttattttagaacttatttttctcatatagtttaataaaaaaaaaatgaggaagtAGATTCCTGTTAATGGGTTTTGGACTTTGTGTTGGCCTTTTCTGTCACAGGATGAGGTGTATTCATGCTATGATATGATGCGAAGATTAGATATGGAGAATCTTAAAATTCCAAAGGTTGTAAATTCGCCTAATCTTTCGCCGACGACCCAATTGAGGCCTATTGGCCGTGTTGTAGAAAATTCTTCGGTTACtaccaataaaagaagaaggcTTACATTCAGTGCCTGTGATCAAAGTTGCGGCATACCTGATCATGATCAACTCTGCTAGAGAAATTTGACTGTTAGAGGTTTccaaacatttataattttggtttttttaatgatgatcaTTGGTCTTCTGaactttctttaatcattacttGATGCCCATGATTTGGGATTTTGCCTGAATCTCCCTTACGAAcaagggaagagagaaacagtgtagaaaaagagagagcaaaaagcAAAGCTCTGGGCTACATATAAAAGCTGATCCACTGTgtaagaggggggggggggggggggggggggggggggggggggggggggggggggggggggggggggttgtgggTGGAGGGGGGGAACTGGGGGAATGTGTGTGGGGGGGGCAGGCTGCGTGTAAAACACTAGAGTGTTAATTCATTTTtgttcatcttttcttttttgtttctgatcAATTCTCTCTTGGTTCTTCTTTGTGGGTCTGCAATGCCTGTTGCGAGCGGCCTTTTGGTGGGATGCTTTGTTGGTGTTTTGAAAAGGCTGAAAGCAAGGTAGACTGAGGGAGAAAGAGGGTCAAGGAGCTgtttaggctgtgtttgggcAGTGGATTCtactatttagtattttttcattattttttattactatttcatatttcatcgttacttttttattatttttttattaatatttacaaatcatccGACTTCACTGCACAAACAAATATGAAGAATGTGATTAgatttgtttgaatgtttgGGGCACCGCTCTTTTTTCTGGTTAAGATCATCTGGGTTGAGGGGACGTGAAACTCGAGACATTGTTTGTGGAATcaatagaaaattagaaatgccTCTCTTCGTTGATTAAACTCGGGACACTGTCGGCTAAATTTTTCGCAGCCAGCTGAGTGTCGATATTATTAGCTCTGCTCttacatcataaaaaaaataaattcttataatcttttttctttggaGAGAGTGACTACTAACCAGATTAATGTTGTGTTTAATTGTTAAacactcaacttatctcaaataaattattgattagatctattaatttttcaatttttcataaaaaaaattaaacgcatctcaacttatttcatgtatttcaaattaaactcatctcaatagaattaaaatattattatttataatttgtaatactccatatgatatgaataagggTAGGTAATTTATGGGATCTCACACtgtttgggaaaaaaaagttcttgctctttataagattctaatgagattccaattgtatcattcactaatccttttagagtataggccatataGTTTGGACCTTCCATCAGGACGTTACAAATGATATTAGAGCTtatctcaaccagaaatgtgagacttgagtcATATCACCTACAATGGACAAGCTCGACGaagacgtcgggaatttaatgGAGGTAGATTGTGTGATATGAATAAGGataggtagtgtatgagattccacattgcttgagaatgagaagttattgctctttataaagttctaatgaggttccaattatatcattaactagatcttttagaatataggtcatgtggtttgggtcttctattgggacgttacacaattcatctcaacattcaaatgaaaCTATTCTCATCTCAAACATCTAAAAAGTTAAAGCCGCTCGGTtagaaaaaatgatagttgtagtcgtgAGTACACAAGCGTTAcgcaattattttgaaaaaaagttaataaatacatgatccacataaaaaaaattaatttttttaatagtagttttcttttttttaaaatgactacaCACGACATTTACACACTATAACTGCATGTACCGTTACTCCACGGTTAGACCCCAAAGAAATGCATTCATTATATGTTTTAACGAACAATGTTGAGAAATTTGGTTTCTGCTATGAAGATAAAGCTTGCATATGCACCGAAGAAAAAGATAGGATGCGGAGGAACacaaatttatagaaaataagatAGGATGGAATGATGGAATATGCAGCATTGTATGAAGTAAAAATGAATAGCAAAACAGAGAAGGAGAacgacaaaaaacaaaaagaaaaaaaaaaaaaagttcttttcTCTGGTATGATCTTTGGCTGAAACCCAAAGATGTGGGCAGATCAGGTTGACGTTCGGAGGGATAGTTTAAGGGCGAGACAAGATCGATACTGTTCGGTCAAAACTGGAAAAAAGTACTTGGTGCTTTGGCTGACATTGTTATCTGCACCAGCTGTGCATTCTTTGCTGGCAAGAAAATGGCATCTTGACTAGTGctaaaaattaaactcaaaatcATACGGTCTAGATCTCTGCCCTATATATCATAAGCTTTTGCCCTATCTCTGTTTTCTATCTGACGAGACGTGGCTGGTACAGAGTAAGGTGTTCGTGATTGCATTGATGCCATTGACATGATGAACCATCGCTCTGCTCCTTGCATGTGTAGCGGTTGAAGTACGACATTAATACCCACGCTATATTTACCATTGGTCGTTGTCAAGTGAAGTTCCTAATCCTAATGCCAACTTAATGAAATACGTTCATAAATCTTGCTGGGGAAGTTGTTTTACATCAACATCCAACCTAAGAGCACCAGCATTGCTTGTCAAATTTTgcctcatttttattaaaatggtCTATATTAGAGTAGTTAAAATTTCAATACTTTATTTGTGAACTACAATAAAATCAAACTATtctttaaatttggagttctACTGTTcatctctaaaatatttttttagtctaAAACTATTCTCCAAGTTTTACTGTTCTATAGTTTCTACAGTTCTACTATTCagttcccatttttctttttatttttctctttctttagttGGAgtgtatttattaaataattagattgagaaaaaaaatagttgaaaaataataattttaaataaaaattaaattattaattaatatttaaaatgtatttgtaaaatataaaaaaaaattattattattaaaatatatatattatattattattttgattttagaatgaataatctaatatagattaatatcttcaataattttgattttagttaaaatctcaatttttattcaaattttagactTAGGGCAAGTTTGGGGggtaagatgagaattttgtgttttgtttgagaatttaaaatattgtgttttaatattatattgtattaagatttgaaaaaggtgaattgaaatttgaaaaaattgaattgtttattatattttgtatgagaatttgaaaaatatgtaatgatgagatgaaaattttgtacctCATCCCATCTCCAAACCTGCCTAcattggcaaaaaaaaaaatattatgccaAATTTTAATAAACTAAGTAATTCGGCGCATAGGAGATATTATATCAAGTCATATCAacgttaaaaataataataataaaactggCCGATAATAAACTACACACCGACCCTACATAATACATATGGCTGCCTTGCTTTGCGTTTCTACTCGGAACAGGTACACGCATGCAGCTGGACTCTGAGACTTTTTTGACACTGCACTCTCCAATCCTGTCCACGACATAAATAAGGTTCCCAAccgagagagagaaattaatttcttgcatTGAATCGAGAACTATATATAGATGAGTATTAGATGGTTAAATTTATCCTCGTTGTCGGTTTGTTTTAATTTGTCTTTATGTATTTATTACCTAGGACGTTCTCATCTCAGTTTGCTTTATACATtgtaacttttaaaattttaggacCCCTTTGATAGTAAGATTAGGGGTGATCTCGGTCTGGTCTTGAGTCATTTTGTAAACTGGACCGGACCTATTCGGTTTATGAATTATTCATCCTAGACCAGACTGAGTCACGTATAGGACTGATCCTGTCCAGTCCAGGATCCATCCAGTCGGTCTGGACATGTCTAAAATGGGTCATTCAGCTCatctaaatcttttttttttttttttgctcaatttcaattattttcaacccacttcaaattttgtacaatttttttagctaaaactactaaaaaaaacttgatcttgaaaaatacaatgataaaaaaacactaatctatataaaaaactaaaaaaaccaaaaaaaataataataatacaaaagattacaaattacaaattataatccAAAACTTAACAACTTAAGTACTCAACATATAAAGGGTATTTTACAGAGTTGTGAAAGaccaaaatattataacaaagTTGAAAGTTCGCATCAACAAAACTGGTTAGTGATATTCTAGCAAGTTCTTAAAGAGGACTAGAGGAGTGACGTTTATATCTGCTTAACTACTGGAACTCAAGTTCCCATGTAAGAAATTTCTGCAACTAAATTTATGTAATAAAGCAAAAGTACCAAGGACCCAAAATTAAAAGTcccaaaaatcaaattgaaattatCTCATATGCTTTGGTTTGATTATGTAATAACAGAATAAAATCTTGTCAATAAAATCTTCATTTCCACCTCTTTCTACTTCTTTCATCGTATGCATCTacttataatataacatatatatttgaccacagagactagagagaagaaattaaattagtcctaattaacatatatagtcCGATTGATCATTTATCCAAATAAATTAGTCCTTAGCATGGTAGGCTAGAATCTAGATGCATATATAGATACAAAACTGGTTAGTGATATGAGAGCCTAGCTTACCAACAATCTTCTCACCTCTTTATTCTTTAATCAACATTAGATGTAGGACCAGTAGGCATTGAATTTGACGTTTCCACAAAATCAGCAAAGTTTGGGTCCCCAACAAGTTatatccataaaaatttaaaacaaaacaagttaaataaaattacataacatggaagataaaacaaaataaaccacaaaagatatcaaaggtaattttattacatacccatatccagctgtttctcaaattcctccactttatccattaaagtcctaaggCTTATTGAAGTAGAAGAAGGACGAAGCCAGTTTTGTGCACATATGAGACCCTCAACACTCATTGGATTTAAACTACTTCGGAAAAGGTCAAGTACACGACCCACAgtgctaaatgtagattcagaacaatgttttgaataccgtaccagaTGACGTACAGGTTAagacactggaacgaaatatttcggtaccagtaTCGTTTCGTGTACCATTTcaagatagtcgatatatgaataaattatatatataaatatatataaattatattccaaaataatagtttatatatgaataaattatatataaatacatatatatatataaattacagtgctaaatgtagattcagaacaatgttttgaataccgtaccagaTGACGTACAGGTTAagacactggaacgaaatatttcggtaccagtaTCGTTTCGTGTACCATTTcaagatagtcgatatatgaataaattatatatataaatatatataaattatattccaaaataatagtttatatatgaataaattatatataaatacatatatatatataaattataaatagcctataTCACATTTTGTAGCGAGGATTAAGAAGAACACTAACATATAACAACATATTCTGATTTTTCAAGTTCTCTCAATACTTGTCAaactttatcttcatatttgtgGTTATTAATCCCACCACGGGGTTTCGTTCTTCACACTCCATAATAATGGTATCTTTAATAATAACCAACTCCGggtaaaaaatattacaagttaCATATTCACCCCCTGAGAATTTGaaagttgcatcatgaaataATGCAATGAACCTCACAAACAACTGCACCTTCGCCTAATCGGATGCATTGAGAGGCCCtaacttctttgactttctcGTATTCACCACATGGTCTATATTTTCATCATCGACATCGTCATCATTGTCATCTCTAATACTACTAAGGAAGCACAAATCTTCTTCCTCCAAACGATCAAAagcctttttaaattttaaatccctctccaacataagataggtaGAGTTTCACCTAGTCG from Juglans microcarpa x Juglans regia isolate MS1-56 chromosome 4S, Jm3101_v1.0, whole genome shotgun sequence carries:
- the LOC121263019 gene encoding cyclin-D5-1-like, encoding MDLSYVLGFLFDVEREREEMRELKVDDDSISGLLCQESETCLDDELVEDTFINFTTYDDCEDEYMDTLFEREICYGFKRNESLVFGNWIKRARLETITWILKIRAAFGFSFQTVHMSMTYFDRFLSRRSISSEKLWAIRLLSVACLSLAAKMEEVKVPVLSEYLLEDYNFDSKVIQRMELLVLSTLEWRMCSITPFAFLYFFLTKLCDIESPPSNMVSRTVEIMLALMREVNLTGHRPSAIAAASALLALDDRLTRRALEMKMNSISHRRFLEIDEVYSCYDMMRRLDMENLKIPKVVNSPNLSPTTQLRPIGRVVENSSVTTNKRRRLTFSACDQSCGIPDHDQLC